The sequence below is a genomic window from Sorangiineae bacterium MSr12523.
ATCAAATACGAACTCGACAAAGACACCGGTCTTCTCAAAGTCGACCGTATTCTATTTAGCGCCGTGCACTATCCGGCCAACTACGGATTCATCCCGCGCACCTATTGCGATGACGGCGACCCGCTCGATGTCCTCGTCCTCTGTCAGGAGGCCGTCTCGCCCATGTGCATCATGCGCGCGCGAGCCATCGGCGTGATGCAGATGCGCGATGAAAAAGGCCTCGACGACAAGGTCATCGCCGTGCACCTCGACGACCCCGCCTTCAGCGAGTACACGCACATTCGCGAGCTGCCCCGCCACACCTTGCTCGAGCTGCGTCGCTTCTTCGAGGACTACAAGCTCCTCGAACACAAAGCCGTCACCGTCGAGGAATTCCAGGGCCCCTTCGAGGCCAACAAGATCATCCGCGACGCCATCATCGGCTATGCGAAGTTGCGCGCCAAAGAGGCGCACTGATCGACCGCCACGAGGGGGGGCGGCTTCTTCCAAGAAGTACGCAACGCAATCCGAAGAATGGTCGACCGTGCGATCATCATGTTCCGGCCATATCGATTCCTACTTTGCGGTGCTTCATCGTTTTCCATTGCGCTGATTCTTGCTTCGTGCAGCGGCGGCTCGTCGTCTCTGACACCTGATTCCTTATCAACCCCAGACGCCAGCGACGCGTCGACTCTCCCCGTCGAGGATGCCTCGCGCGATGTCGGGAGCGATTCTTCGGTGACGATTGCAGACGCCGGTACGCCGGACAGCGGCCAGTCCGATG
It includes:
- a CDS encoding inorganic diphosphatase, encoding MSHPWHDIPIPEPIEEGFPGFIEIPKGSRIKYELDKDTGLLKVDRILFSAVHYPANYGFIPRTYCDDGDPLDVLVLCQEAVSPMCIMRARAIGVMQMRDEKGLDDKVIAVHLDDPAFSEYTHIRELPRHTLLELRRFFEDYKLLEHKAVTVEEFQGPFEANKIIRDAIIGYAKLRAKEAH